A single genomic interval of Antarcticibacterium arcticum harbors:
- a CDS encoding endonuclease III domain-containing protein: MNKKEKVQFVIDSLQNIYPNALIPLDHKDPYTLLIAVLLSAQSTDVGVNKITPILFKKADNPYDMVKLTVEEIRDIIRPVGLSPMKAKGIHGLSKILIEKYNGEVPADIDALETLPAVGHKTASVVMAQAFDIPSFPVDTHIHRLMYRWGFTNGKNVVQTEKDAKKIFPKDLWNRLHLQIIWYGRQYSPARGWDLDKDIITKTIGRKSVINEYLKKQKPAKSSRSK, from the coding sequence ATGAATAAAAAAGAAAAGGTACAGTTTGTTATAGACAGCCTTCAGAATATATATCCCAACGCTCTTATCCCTCTGGATCATAAAGATCCTTATACTTTATTGATCGCTGTATTACTATCGGCCCAAAGCACCGATGTTGGGGTAAATAAGATCACACCAATTTTATTTAAGAAAGCAGATAATCCCTATGATATGGTAAAATTAACTGTTGAAGAAATTAGGGATATAATTAGACCCGTGGGTTTGTCACCAATGAAAGCGAAAGGTATTCATGGCTTGTCAAAAATTCTTATAGAAAAATACAATGGGGAAGTTCCTGCAGATATTGATGCTCTTGAAACTTTACCGGCTGTAGGCCATAAAACTGCAAGTGTTGTAATGGCCCAGGCTTTTGATATTCCTTCTTTTCCTGTAGACACTCATATTCACCGGCTAATGTACCGCTGGGGTTTTACAAATGGAAAAAATGTAGTTCAAACTGAAAAGGATGCAAAAAAGATCTTTCCCAAAGACCTTTGGAACCGTCTTCATCTTCAAATAATTTGGTATGGCAGGCAATATTCCCCTGCCCGCGGCTGGGATCTGGATAAAGACATTATCACCAAAACTATTGGTAGAAAGAGTGTGATTAATGAATACCTCAAAAAACAGAAACCTGCAAAAAGTTCCAGATCAAAATAA
- a CDS encoding DUF4258 domain-containing protein, with translation MRLLHRFAYFSVGLIMGIVILMFFLSGKRTSCDYSPNARTLKNIRIKDRVFSDESYRFFQFNNIDTSNVSEILENGKVNFRKSNTNNDPCNIYFVAGDANSKKIELQIENCETTATIQRVSFSE, from the coding sequence ATGAGATTACTACATAGATTTGCTTACTTCTCGGTTGGACTTATTATGGGAATTGTGATCCTGATGTTTTTTTTAAGTGGAAAAAGAACCTCCTGCGATTATTCCCCAAACGCGAGAACCCTGAAAAATATCAGGATAAAAGACCGTGTTTTTTCTGATGAATCCTATCGATTTTTTCAGTTCAACAATATTGACACAAGTAATGTTTCTGAAATTCTTGAAAATGGCAAAGTAAACTTCAGAAAAAGCAATACCAACAATGATCCCTGTAACATCTATTTTGTTGCGGGTGATGCCAATTCCAAAAAAATAGAACTCCAAATTGAAAATTGCGAAACTACCGCAACCATTCAACGGGTAAGCTTTTCAGAATAG
- a CDS encoding alanine dehydrogenase produces MTGQSSPFTKEQLLPQEETLEIYKNKGQLFIGIPKETAYQEKRVCLSPDAVAAITAHGHRIMIEAGAGKWARFSDRDYSNAGAEITSDTKKVFSCPTILKMEPPSMEELEMINPQTTLISALQLKTQCKEYFQKLATKRITALAFEFIRDDDGTYPAVRALSEIAGTASVLIASEIMSNNAAGNGLMFGNISGVPPIEVVILGAGTVGEFAARSSVGLGANVKVFDSSLTRLRNIQTNVGRTLYTSTIQPKTLGKSLKRCDVLIGAVRGKDRSPVLVTDDMVQTMKPGAVIIDVSIDMGGCIETSEITTHDKPIFTKHGVIHYCVPNIPSRYARTSSISISNIFTPYLLHIAEEGGIENTLRFDKGLRNGLYFYHGILTNKSIADWFDLSYRDINLLIF; encoded by the coding sequence ATGACCGGCCAATCATCTCCATTTACCAAAGAACAATTGTTACCCCAGGAAGAAACTCTGGAAATTTATAAGAACAAAGGGCAGCTGTTTATAGGTATTCCCAAAGAAACCGCCTACCAGGAAAAAAGAGTTTGCTTATCACCTGATGCTGTTGCAGCTATAACCGCGCATGGCCACAGGATCATGATAGAAGCCGGCGCCGGGAAATGGGCAAGGTTCAGCGACCGGGATTATTCCAATGCAGGGGCTGAGATCACCAGTGATACAAAAAAGGTCTTCTCCTGCCCCACCATTCTCAAAATGGAACCACCCTCTATGGAGGAATTGGAGATGATCAATCCGCAAACAACTTTAATTTCGGCTTTACAATTAAAGACCCAATGCAAGGAGTATTTTCAAAAACTTGCAACCAAAAGGATCACTGCCCTGGCATTTGAGTTTATTCGTGATGATGACGGTACGTACCCTGCGGTTCGCGCACTAAGTGAAATTGCAGGAACAGCTTCTGTGCTTATCGCCTCTGAGATAATGAGCAATAATGCGGCAGGAAACGGATTAATGTTTGGTAATATAAGCGGGGTGCCACCCATTGAAGTTGTGATACTTGGAGCAGGTACTGTAGGCGAATTCGCAGCCCGAAGTTCGGTTGGTCTTGGCGCCAATGTAAAGGTTTTTGACAGTTCTCTTACCCGACTTAGAAACATACAAACCAACGTTGGCCGCACGCTATACACGTCTACCATTCAACCTAAAACCCTTGGGAAATCTCTGAAACGCTGCGATGTTCTTATAGGAGCTGTGCGTGGCAAAGACAGGTCCCCCGTTTTGGTGACCGATGATATGGTACAAACCATGAAACCGGGAGCGGTAATCATAGATGTAAGCATTGATATGGGAGGTTGTATAGAAACGAGCGAAATAACTACCCATGATAAGCCAATTTTTACAAAACATGGGGTTATACATTACTGTGTGCCCAATATCCCTTCCCGGTATGCCCGAACCTCTTCTATTTCTATAAGTAACATCTTTACACCATACCTGCTGCACATCGCAGAGGAAGGAGGAATAGAAAACACCCTGCGATTTGATAAAGGTTTGAGAAATGGGTTGTACTTTTACCACGGGATTCTAACCAACAAATCTATTGCCGACTGGTTTGACCTGTCTTACAGGGATATTAATTTGTTGATCTTTTAA
- the tsaE gene encoding tRNA (adenosine(37)-N6)-threonylcarbamoyltransferase complex ATPase subunit type 1 TsaE produces MSLTYELSEIDSIAMQLLSKVKSKTLLFYGEMGAGKTTLIKALVKALGAPDLVSSPTFSLVNEYQTSQGRIFHFDFYRIEDEAEALDMGIEDYLNTQDWKLIEWPQKIERLLDQDVQKLEVSVLENGLRKLKFC; encoded by the coding sequence ATGAGCTTAACCTACGAGCTGTCAGAAATTGATAGTATAGCTATGCAATTACTTTCCAAAGTAAAAAGCAAAACGCTATTATTTTACGGGGAGATGGGGGCCGGTAAGACCACCCTCATCAAAGCGCTTGTTAAAGCGCTTGGCGCACCAGATCTGGTGTCCAGCCCTACTTTCTCGCTGGTTAACGAATATCAAACAAGCCAGGGCAGGATCTTCCATTTTGATTTTTACAGAATAGAAGATGAAGCCGAGGCTCTGGACATGGGCATTGAGGATTATCTCAATACTCAGGACTGGAAATTGATAGAGTGGCCTCAAAAAATTGAAAGACTTTTAGATCAGGACGTGCAAAAACTGGAAGTTTCCGTGCTGGAAAACGGACTCAGAAAGTTAAAGTTTTGTTAA
- the porX gene encoding T9SS response regulator signal transducer PorX — MNEIKILWADDEIDLLKPHIMFLESKNYKVTTCRSGMEAVEKIDQENFDIVFLDENMPGLSGLETLTEIKEKRAEVPVVMITKSEEEYIMEEAIGSKIADYLIKPVNPHQILLSLKKNLDHSRLITEKTTSNYQQEFRKIAMDLSMVNSYEGWAELYQKLLYWEMQLETIQDSGMFEILESQKVEANNQFCKFIDRNYPDWFEKNADAPVMSHTLFKSKIVPQLSKEQPTLLVVVDNLRYDQWKSFESTINNYYKKEEETPYYSILPTATQYARNAIFSGLMPSDMEKLFPKYWLNDTDEGGKNLFEEEFLESQMKRLGLNFKYEYHKITSLKQGKRLVENFRSQKDNDLTVVVYNFVDMLSHSKTEMEVIKELASNDKSYRSLTQSWFKNSPLLEIIQQAQQLGFKLILTTDHGTINVKTPSKVIGDKNTSLNLRYKTGKSLTYEEKDVLAAKDPKSIHLPTLNMSSSFIFAKGDMFFAYPNNYNYYVNYFRNTYQHGGVSLEEMIIPFVVLSPR, encoded by the coding sequence ATGAATGAGATTAAAATACTTTGGGCAGATGATGAAATAGACCTGTTGAAACCACATATAATGTTCCTGGAATCCAAGAACTACAAAGTTACCACCTGCCGCAGCGGGATGGAGGCCGTAGAGAAAATAGACCAGGAGAATTTTGATATTGTTTTTCTGGATGAAAATATGCCGGGTCTTTCCGGCCTTGAGACGCTAACCGAGATCAAAGAAAAACGCGCAGAGGTGCCCGTGGTCATGATCACAAAGAGTGAGGAAGAATATATCATGGAAGAGGCTATTGGCTCTAAAATAGCCGATTACCTTATAAAACCCGTGAACCCGCATCAAATTCTCCTTAGTTTAAAAAAGAACCTGGACCATTCCCGCCTTATCACAGAAAAGACCACTTCCAACTACCAGCAGGAATTCCGGAAGATCGCGATGGACCTTTCTATGGTGAACTCCTATGAAGGCTGGGCAGAACTTTACCAGAAACTGCTTTACTGGGAGATGCAGCTTGAAACCATTCAGGACAGCGGAATGTTTGAGATCCTTGAATCGCAAAAGGTGGAAGCCAACAACCAGTTTTGTAAATTTATTGACCGCAACTACCCCGATTGGTTTGAAAAAAATGCCGATGCACCGGTAATGTCTCACACTTTGTTTAAGTCTAAAATTGTTCCGCAATTAAGTAAGGAACAACCTACGCTTTTGGTGGTAGTAGATAATTTACGTTATGACCAGTGGAAATCTTTTGAATCTACTATAAATAACTATTATAAGAAAGAGGAAGAAACTCCTTATTACAGCATTTTACCCACTGCAACCCAATATGCCAGGAATGCAATCTTCTCCGGGCTAATGCCCAGCGATATGGAAAAGCTTTTTCCAAAATACTGGCTTAATGATACAGATGAAGGGGGAAAAAACTTATTTGAAGAAGAGTTCCTGGAATCACAAATGAAGCGGCTGGGACTTAATTTTAAATATGAATACCACAAGATCACAAGTTTAAAACAAGGGAAGCGCCTCGTGGAGAATTTCAGAAGTCAGAAAGACAACGACCTCACAGTAGTGGTGTATAACTTTGTAGATATGCTTTCCCACTCCAAGACCGAAATGGAAGTTATAAAGGAATTGGCTTCCAATGATAAATCCTATCGCTCCCTTACGCAAAGCTGGTTCAAGAACTCACCTTTACTCGAGATCATCCAACAGGCACAGCAACTGGGATTCAAGTTAATCCTCACGACAGACCATGGAACAATAAATGTAAAAACCCCTTCTAAAGTAATAGGAGATAAGAACACCAGTTTAAACCTTCGCTATAAAACCGGCAAAAGCCTTACATATGAGGAGAAAGATGTTTTGGCCGCCAAAGATCCCAAATCCATTCATTTGCCCACTCTAAATATGAGCAGCTCTTTTATTTTTGCCAAAGGCGATATGTTTTTTGCCTACCCGAACAATTACAATTATTATGTCAATTATTTCAGGAATACCTACCAGCATGGAGGGGTATCTTTGGAGGAAATGATCATCCCGTTTGTGGTCTTATCGCCTAGATAA
- a CDS encoding HD domain-containing protein: MTVQTKLKIFNDPIYGFITIPSELVFKIIAHPYFQRLRRISQMGMSYLVYPGAHHTRFHHALGGLHLMQKAVDMLRIKGVEISKEEEEGLYIAILMHDIGHGPFSHAMEHSIVEGVSHEHISLLIMEEMNKEFNQSLTLGIEIFKGTYPRKFMNQLVSSQLDMDRLDYLKRDSFYTGVPEGNINSERIITMLNVVDGQIVVEEKGIYSVEKFLVARRLMYWQVYLHKTGVAAEQLLIRVLKRAKELIEKGQKLECSPAFSYFLRNKVGEENFDSNVLKTFSRLDDYDIVSAMKNWIDHPDFVLSNLCEMLLNRNLLKVNFKKRPIPSVKLEKYIKKVETKYELTHDEAAYFVFSGKVYNIAYSSGKDKILILHSNGKVSDVAKASDQLNLSALSTPVTKYYICYPKTKD, encoded by the coding sequence TTGACTGTACAAACTAAACTCAAAATATTTAACGATCCAATTTACGGTTTTATTACGATCCCGAGTGAACTGGTCTTTAAGATAATTGCTCATCCCTACTTCCAAAGACTACGCCGCATTTCGCAAATGGGAATGTCTTATCTGGTTTATCCTGGGGCGCACCATACGCGTTTTCATCATGCCCTGGGCGGGTTGCATCTAATGCAAAAAGCAGTTGATATGCTTAGAATTAAAGGGGTTGAGATATCAAAGGAAGAAGAAGAGGGGCTATATATTGCTATTTTGATGCATGATATAGGACACGGGCCATTCTCTCATGCAATGGAGCATAGCATAGTGGAAGGAGTATCTCATGAGCACATTTCCCTCCTTATTATGGAGGAAATGAATAAGGAATTTAACCAAAGTTTAACGCTGGGCATTGAGATCTTTAAAGGCACATATCCGCGTAAGTTCATGAACCAATTGGTTTCGAGTCAGCTGGATATGGACCGGCTGGATTATTTAAAAAGAGATAGTTTCTATACTGGGGTGCCGGAGGGTAATATAAACAGTGAGCGTATTATAACCATGCTTAATGTGGTAGACGGGCAAATTGTTGTGGAGGAAAAGGGCATTTATTCAGTAGAAAAATTCCTGGTTGCGCGCAGGCTTATGTATTGGCAGGTATATTTACATAAGACCGGGGTTGCTGCCGAGCAATTATTAATAAGGGTTTTAAAACGGGCAAAGGAACTTATTGAAAAGGGGCAGAAACTGGAATGCAGTCCGGCATTTTCATATTTTCTTCGTAATAAGGTAGGGGAAGAAAATTTTGATTCAAACGTATTAAAAACATTTAGCAGGCTTGATGATTATGATATTGTTTCAGCAATGAAGAACTGGATAGACCATCCGGATTTTGTACTGAGCAATTTATGTGAGATGCTTCTAAACCGTAACCTTTTAAAGGTGAATTTCAAGAAAAGGCCTATACCTTCAGTAAAACTTGAAAAATATATTAAAAAGGTAGAAACGAAATATGAGCTTACCCATGATGAGGCAGCGTATTTCGTTTTTAGTGGTAAAGTTTACAACATCGCCTATTCCAGCGGGAAGGATAAAATACTAATCCTGCATTCCAATGGTAAAGTAAGTGATGTCGCAAAGGCCTCAGACCAGTTAAATTTAAGTGCACTCTCAACCCCTGTGACAAAATATTATATCTGTTATCCAAAGACTAAAGATTAA
- a CDS encoding bifunctional UDP-3-O-[3-hydroxymyristoyl] N-acetylglucosamine deacetylase/3-hydroxyacyl-ACP dehydratase, with protein MAETFSKQQTIKKEVSLRGVGLHTGKEVTLTFKPAPVDTGYVFRRIDLEDQPIIEADANYVVNTQRGTNLEKNGVSIQTCEHVLAACVGLEVDNVIMELDSSEPPIMDGSSRFFVEALEEAGIEVQDADRDEFVITEVISYKDEKTGSEILVMPADNYQVTTMVDFGTKILGTQNASIQNLSEFKSEIANARTFSFLHEIEMLLEHGLIKGGDLNNAIVYVDKELSPETMDKLRVAFKKDNISVKPNGILDNLTLHHPNEAARHKLLDVMGDLALVGTRIKGKVIANKPGHLVNTQFAKKLSKIIKTERRNNMPKIDFDKEPLLDVNAIMNILPHRPPFLLVDKIFSCTDTCVIGMKNVTMNEPFFVGHFPGKPVMPGVLQVEAMAQTGGILALRSVPDPENYLTYFMKIDNVKFKQQVVPGDTLIFKLELLAPIRRGICQMQGYAYVNGKLATEAILMAQIVKSK; from the coding sequence ATGGCTGAAACTTTTTCCAAACAGCAAACCATTAAAAAGGAAGTCTCCTTAAGAGGTGTAGGACTTCATACGGGTAAGGAAGTGACCCTAACCTTTAAACCCGCACCTGTTGACACAGGTTACGTTTTTAGAAGAATAGACCTTGAGGATCAGCCAATTATTGAAGCCGATGCCAATTACGTTGTGAATACCCAGCGTGGAACAAATCTTGAAAAAAACGGGGTAAGTATACAAACCTGTGAACATGTACTTGCAGCCTGTGTTGGGCTTGAAGTAGATAATGTTATTATGGAACTTGATTCCTCAGAACCACCAATTATGGATGGTTCTTCCCGGTTTTTCGTGGAAGCCCTGGAAGAGGCAGGGATTGAAGTACAGGATGCAGACAGGGATGAATTTGTTATTACGGAAGTGATCTCCTATAAGGACGAAAAGACCGGAAGCGAGATCCTTGTGATGCCGGCAGATAATTATCAGGTAACCACCATGGTTGATTTTGGTACAAAAATTCTGGGTACCCAAAACGCATCTATTCAAAATCTTTCAGAGTTTAAATCTGAAATAGCCAATGCACGTACTTTTAGTTTTCTTCACGAGATTGAAATGCTGCTGGAACATGGTCTTATTAAAGGAGGAGACCTTAACAACGCTATAGTGTATGTAGATAAGGAGCTAAGCCCTGAAACCATGGATAAATTAAGGGTGGCGTTTAAAAAGGACAATATTTCAGTAAAACCGAACGGAATACTCGACAATCTTACCCTGCACCATCCCAATGAGGCAGCAAGGCATAAACTTCTGGATGTAATGGGAGACCTTGCGCTTGTGGGAACCAGAATTAAAGGTAAGGTGATTGCCAATAAACCAGGCCACCTTGTTAATACCCAGTTTGCCAAAAAACTTTCCAAAATAATCAAGACAGAAAGGCGTAACAATATGCCGAAAATCGATTTTGATAAGGAGCCCTTGTTAGATGTAAATGCGATCATGAATATTTTACCCCACAGGCCACCTTTCCTTTTGGTAGATAAGATCTTTAGCTGCACAGATACCTGCGTAATAGGCATGAAAAATGTTACAATGAATGAACCTTTCTTTGTAGGTCATTTTCCTGGAAAACCAGTAATGCCCGGCGTTCTACAGGTTGAAGCTATGGCTCAAACGGGTGGTATCCTGGCATTACGTTCAGTTCCCGATCCTGAGAATTATCTTACTTATTTCATGAAAATAGATAATGTGAAATTTAAACAACAGGTTGTTCCGGGAGATACTTTGATATTTAAACTTGAATTACTTGCCCCAATCCGCAGGGGAATTTGCCAAATGCAGGGTTATGCGTATGTTAATGGAAAATTGGCAACAGAGGCTATACTAATGGCCCAAATTGTAAAATCAAAATAA
- the lpxA gene encoding acyl-ACP--UDP-N-acetylglucosamine O-acyltransferase — protein MNQPLAYVHPGAKIAKNVVIEPFTTIHNNVVIGEGSWIGSNVTIMEGARIGKNCSIFPGAVISAVPQDKKFNDEETTTEIGDNTTIRECVTINRGTTDRMKTVIGKNCWIMAYCHIAHDCIVGDNCIFSNNSTLAGHINVGDYVVLAGMAAVQQFCSIGNHAFVTGGSMVRKDVPPFVKAGREPLSYVGINSIGLRRRGFSTEKIREIQDIYRILYQKNYNNSQAVAIIEAEMQATAERDEILEFIKNSQRGIMKGYFSSN, from the coding sequence ATGAATCAACCTTTAGCATATGTGCACCCCGGGGCCAAGATCGCCAAGAATGTTGTAATAGAGCCTTTTACCACCATTCATAATAATGTGGTTATTGGCGAAGGATCATGGATAGGCTCCAACGTTACCATTATGGAAGGTGCCCGTATAGGAAAAAACTGCAGCATTTTTCCCGGAGCAGTAATATCTGCAGTACCCCAGGATAAAAAATTCAATGATGAAGAAACCACCACCGAAATTGGAGATAATACTACCATACGGGAGTGTGTAACCATAAATCGCGGTACCACAGACAGGATGAAAACAGTAATTGGGAAAAATTGCTGGATCATGGCTTATTGTCATATCGCACACGATTGTATTGTAGGTGATAATTGTATTTTTTCCAACAACAGTACCCTTGCAGGGCATATAAATGTTGGAGATTACGTGGTGTTGGCAGGAATGGCAGCAGTACAGCAATTTTGCAGTATTGGTAACCACGCCTTTGTAACAGGTGGTTCTATGGTGAGAAAAGATGTTCCCCCGTTTGTAAAAGCCGGAAGAGAACCCTTATCTTACGTAGGGATCAACTCTATAGGGTTAAGGAGAAGAGGTTTCAGTACAGAAAAGATCAGGGAGATACAGGATATTTACAGGATCTTATACCAGAAAAATTATAATAATTCCCAGGCTGTTGCTATAATCGAAGCAGAAATGCAGGCAACTGCAGAGCGTGATGAAATACTGGAATTCATTAAGAATTCACAGCGTGGGATTATGAAAGGATATTTTAGTTCAAATTAA
- the efp gene encoding elongation factor P: MASTSDIRNGLCIRYNHDIYKIIEFLHVKPGKGPAFVRTKMKSVTSGKVLENTFSAGHKIEDVRVETHKFQFLYNDGEFYHFMNTEDYTQIRLTENALDMPQLMKEGEVVTILINTEDNMPLSVEMPASVVLEVSHTEPGVKGNTATNATKPATLETGAVVNVPLFINEGDKIRIETDKGTYKERIKE, from the coding sequence ATGGCAAGTACAAGCGATATTAGAAATGGTTTATGCATTCGTTACAACCACGATATTTATAAAATAATTGAATTTCTACACGTAAAGCCGGGGAAAGGTCCCGCTTTTGTGAGAACTAAAATGAAAAGTGTAACTTCAGGAAAAGTTTTGGAAAACACTTTTTCCGCAGGACATAAAATAGAAGATGTGAGGGTAGAAACTCATAAATTTCAGTTCCTCTATAACGATGGGGAGTTTTATCATTTTATGAATACTGAAGATTACACCCAGATAAGACTTACTGAAAATGCCCTGGATATGCCCCAGCTTATGAAAGAAGGGGAGGTTGTAACCATTCTCATAAATACCGAGGATAATATGCCGCTTTCCGTTGAAATGCCTGCCAGTGTGGTTCTTGAGGTTTCCCATACCGAACCCGGTGTAAAGGGTAATACGGCTACCAATGCTACAAAACCGGCAACCCTCGAAACCGGTGCTGTTGTAAATGTGCCTTTGTTTATTAACGAAGGTGATAAAATCAGGATTGAAACAGATAAGGGTACCTATAAAGAACGAATTAAGGAATAA